In Armatimonadota bacterium, one DNA window encodes the following:
- a CDS encoding ABC transporter permease produces MSMTDKPGALSPAWRWAITQLVRRDLKVRYKNSALGFCWSFLNPLMQIAVMTIVFRYIMGSRIQNFSMELFTCFLPWMFFSQALNDGAVCVSKDFLLVKKYPFPRMILPISSLCSNFVHLCFGFAVLFIIFILLPVHFNVYMLWVIPFLVIQAALTLGLVLLLSTLHMYYEDIRFLLGSLTQLLFFLCPIVYTIDQVLESDRLAPIWKELYIMGNPLTPLFIGYRTALLHGGEWPVPDFWLYVGISAVWSAIILALGVLVWRRYQWQFPEMV; encoded by the coding sequence ATGAGCATGACCGACAAACCCGGGGCGCTATCACCTGCCTGGCGCTGGGCCATCACCCAGTTGGTCCGGCGTGATCTCAAGGTCCGGTATAAGAACTCCGCTCTCGGCTTCTGCTGGTCGTTCCTCAATCCCCTGATGCAGATCGCGGTGATGACCATTGTCTTCCGCTATATCATGGGATCGCGGATTCAGAACTTCTCCATGGAGCTGTTCACCTGTTTCCTGCCGTGGATGTTCTTCTCGCAGGCGCTGAATGACGGAGCCGTGTGTGTCTCGAAGGACTTCCTGCTGGTGAAGAAGTACCCGTTCCCACGCATGATTCTGCCCATTTCCAGTCTTTGCTCCAACTTCGTGCACTTGTGCTTCGGCTTCGCAGTTCTCTTCATCATCTTCATCCTTCTGCCCGTGCATTTCAACGTCTACATGCTTTGGGTGATCCCGTTCCTGGTCATCCAGGCCGCGCTGACGCTGGGGCTCGTGCTTCTCCTGTCCACGCTGCACATGTACTATGAGGATATCCGGTTCCTGCTGGGCTCTTTGACGCAACTGCTTTTCTTCCTCTGCCCCATCGTGTACACCATCGACCAGGTGCTGGAGAGCGACCGGCTGGCGCCGATCTGGAAAGAGCTGTACATCATGGGTAACCCACTGACGCCCCTGTTCATCGGTTACCGGACGGCGCTGCTGCATGGGGGCGAGTGGCCGGTGCCCGATTTCTGGCTGTACGTGGGTATCTCGGCGGTGTGGTCCGCAATCATCCTTGCCCTGGGAGTGCTGGTCTGGCGGCGCTACCAGTGGCAGTTCCCCGAGATGGTATGA
- a CDS encoding glycosyltransferase has translation MRAALVTTCLNEIDAIDAFLDAVLSQTRQPDDIVIVDANSQDGTISRILDRTGKGAPIRLIISVGASRSTGRNTGIEKTNCELIAVTDVGAIPRKDWFERIIAPLESNPDVDVVSGYYEPVASSLWEEAVCAATVPSASEVDPENFLPSSRSVAFRKSAWEKVAGYPDSRGLRNDTAEDTAFDLALRASGAKFVFEPTAIVEWRPNAAPQALFRQFGAYARGDAVRGLWFGHYTKAFVLLVLTLALIAGGFVFPPVQLGLHALLAAYWVRHALRARRRTKSLEAALLAPFANMIVDCAHVVGYAAGLAGRHTDGP, from the coding sequence ATGAGGGCGGCGTTAGTCACCACATGCCTCAATGAGATCGACGCCATCGACGCCTTCCTGGACGCGGTGCTATCCCAGACCCGACAGCCCGATGACATCGTGATCGTGGACGCCAATTCTCAGGATGGGACCATCTCCCGCATACTTGACCGCACGGGGAAAGGCGCGCCGATCAGACTCATCATCTCCGTTGGAGCGAGTCGTTCGACGGGACGAAACACAGGCATAGAGAAGACCAATTGCGAACTCATCGCAGTTACGGACGTGGGGGCGATCCCCCGCAAGGACTGGTTTGAGCGAATCATTGCGCCGCTGGAATCCAACCCCGATGTGGATGTGGTCTCGGGCTACTATGAGCCCGTTGCGAGCAGCCTGTGGGAAGAGGCAGTGTGCGCAGCAACGGTTCCCTCGGCCAGCGAAGTCGACCCGGAGAACTTCCTGCCCTCTTCGCGGTCCGTGGCCTTCCGCAAGAGCGCCTGGGAGAAGGTGGCAGGTTACCCCGATTCAAGGGGCCTGCGGAACGACACGGCTGAGGACACCGCTTTCGACCTCGCCCTGCGCGCGTCGGGCGCGAAGTTCGTCTTCGAGCCGACCGCGATTGTGGAATGGCGGCCGAATGCGGCTCCGCAGGCGCTGTTTCGGCAATTCGGGGCATACGCCCGGGGCGATGCGGTGCGCGGCCTGTGGTTCGGGCATTACACCAAAGCTTTCGTGCTGCTGGTGCTCACACTGGCCCTGATTGCGGGCGGGTTCGTCTTCCCCCCTGTCCAGCTCGGGCTGCATGCACTGCTGGCCGCATACTGGGTGCGTCACGCCTTGCGGGCGCGCCGTCGTACGAAGTCCCTGGAGGCCGCTCTGCTGGCACCTTTCGCAAACATGATCGTCGACTGCGCTCACGTGGTCGGTTACGCTGCGGGGCTTGCTGGGAGGCACACGGATGGCCCTTGA
- a CDS encoding sugar phosphate isomerase/epimerase, with product MAKPISVQLYSVREAAAQDFPAVLKQIADIGYVGVEFAGFHNMDLKELKSIIDDLGLQVSSAHMPMVTDENASELIDQCKTLGITKLITGPGGPIDTMDGVMACVAKQKRAVELLEGTGISFGLHNHWQEFEPVDGKLPEDIMLEEVPCLFAQLDVYWVAKSGQDPVETVKRLGHRAPVLHIKDGPLDPPQPMTAVGKGVLDMPAIIGAADESVLEWLIVELDSCATDMMEAVRDSYAYLVGEGLAVGNK from the coding sequence ATGGCAAAACCGATTTCCGTTCAGCTCTACTCGGTCCGTGAAGCTGCGGCCCAGGACTTCCCCGCCGTCCTCAAGCAGATCGCCGACATCGGCTACGTCGGCGTTGAGTTCGCCGGGTTCCACAACATGGACCTCAAGGAACTCAAGTCAATTATCGACGACCTCGGCCTGCAGGTGTCCAGCGCGCACATGCCGATGGTCACCGACGAGAATGCGTCCGAACTCATCGACCAGTGCAAGACTCTCGGCATCACCAAGCTCATTACCGGCCCGGGTGGGCCCATCGACACCATGGACGGCGTCATGGCCTGCGTCGCGAAGCAGAAGCGCGCCGTGGAGCTTCTCGAGGGCACCGGCATTAGCTTCGGCCTGCACAACCACTGGCAGGAGTTCGAGCCTGTGGACGGCAAGCTGCCCGAAGACATCATGCTGGAGGAAGTCCCCTGCCTCTTCGCGCAACTTGACGTCTACTGGGTCGCCAAGAGCGGTCAGGACCCAGTCGAGACCGTGAAGCGCCTTGGTCACCGGGCTCCGGTCCTGCACATCAAGGACGGCCCCCTCGACCCACCGCAGCCCATGACCGCCGTCGGCAAGGGTGTCCTGGATATGCCGGCAATCATCGGCGCAGCCGATGAAAGCGTCCTGGAGTGGCTCATCGTTGAGCTTGACTCCTGCGCCACCGACATGATGGAAGCCGTCCGCGACAGTTACGCTTACCTCGTGGGCGAGGGACTGGCAGTAGGCAACAAGTAG
- a CDS encoding glycosyltransferase family 4 protein: MARDDRAAGATQITAETRRVLMLAPSYSPRSGGVERHIRRVCAELRGRGHEIRIATPLWEPDWPQAETLDGIPIRRVSRDGVTGRGQLRDWFQWADIIHTHDAYPFLKYALNFRLLLPRKRYFVTFHGYEGYPIPLEAKVLRRVVLWLTDGSICAGAFIPRWYRFRCTHITHGGVDCPDEMPVGGDGAVFVGRLEKDTGFLDSLEALKTLRNVHGIALPLTVCGDGSLREWGETLADEYGIDVSFTGRVPDVTPYLLRARFAFTSGLLGMLEAMATGCAVLATYDNPLKRDYLRLFPGAPYIEIARSPGELAALTALLLRDRAALDQRLREAFEFARTQTWAAVADLYEALWEGGGR, encoded by the coding sequence ATGGCACGGGATGATCGGGCGGCCGGCGCGACTCAGATCACCGCGGAAACTCGCCGCGTGCTCATGCTTGCGCCGTCGTATTCACCGCGCTCGGGCGGGGTGGAGAGACACATCCGGCGCGTCTGCGCCGAACTTCGGGGCCGCGGGCACGAAATTCGCATCGCCACGCCGCTGTGGGAACCGGACTGGCCACAGGCCGAGACCCTCGACGGGATCCCCATCCGCCGGGTGAGCCGGGACGGCGTCACCGGTCGGGGACAGCTACGGGACTGGTTCCAGTGGGCCGACATCATCCATACCCACGACGCCTATCCCTTCCTCAAGTACGCCCTCAACTTCCGGCTCCTGCTTCCGCGCAAGCGATACTTCGTCACTTTCCACGGGTACGAGGGCTACCCCATTCCCCTGGAAGCCAAGGTCCTGCGGCGGGTTGTCCTGTGGCTCACTGATGGGAGCATCTGTGCCGGAGCGTTCATCCCGAGATGGTACCGATTCCGCTGCACGCACATCACTCACGGCGGCGTGGACTGCCCCGATGAAATGCCCGTCGGCGGCGATGGCGCGGTGTTCGTAGGCCGGCTGGAGAAGGATACCGGGTTTCTCGATTCCCTCGAGGCCCTGAAAACGCTGCGGAATGTGCACGGGATCGCTTTGCCTCTCACGGTGTGCGGGGACGGGAGCTTGCGCGAATGGGGCGAGACTCTCGCGGATGAGTACGGGATCGATGTCAGCTTCACCGGCCGCGTGCCCGATGTCACGCCGTATCTCCTGCGCGCTCGATTCGCTTTCACCAGCGGCCTGCTCGGGATGCTGGAGGCCATGGCGACTGGATGCGCCGTGCTGGCCACCTACGACAACCCACTGAAGAGAGATTATCTGCGCCTGTTCCCGGGAGCGCCGTACATCGAAATAGCGCGCAGCCCGGGTGAGCTTGCGGCCCTCACCGCATTGCTCCTGCGCGACCGCGCGGCGCTGGACCAACGGCTGCGAGAGGCCTTCGAATTCGCGCGCACTCAGACCTGGGCCGCAGTTGCCGACCTGTACGAAGCCCTCTGGGAAGGTGGCGGCCGATGA
- a CDS encoding 3-deoxy-D-manno-octulosonic acid transferase: MPERVSAKPLDWRFFLYNTLLVLASPLLLLYLLYRMVIKGKSRQGFSARLGKIPPEAAELASHNDPVFWFQACSVGEVAAVQPIIHAVREREPLAHIVLSTTTPTGREMALKRELELDALIYFPFDIPFCIRRVLNGMKPDILVMVDTELWPNIVAIARSQGIVTALVNGRISDKAYPRDRMATPLMAWTLSNFSAIMAQSTKDAERFISLGAAPEQVSTLGNCKFDEPMPDVSAAEANKLRLELGLAPEAPIFVAGSTREGEDEKVLEAYDLLRQEHRDLQLVIAPRHPERGDAIERLVTERGYAAYRRSRALQDSEAERARVASGQVRVVILDTIGELTRVYALATVVFVGGSLVRWGGHNILQPIALGKPTLMGPWMHNFQDITDIALGEQAAVQVFSAEELAERAGAILASPAEQELLATRGAAMLQRHGGASVRYAEALVALLREARRETISPS; this comes from the coding sequence ATGCCAGAACGCGTATCGGCCAAGCCTCTGGACTGGCGCTTCTTCCTGTACAATACTCTCCTGGTGCTGGCAAGCCCGCTCTTGCTCTTGTACCTCCTGTACCGGATGGTCATCAAGGGCAAGTCGCGGCAGGGGTTTTCGGCCCGTCTCGGGAAAATCCCGCCTGAGGCTGCCGAACTAGCCAGCCACAATGACCCCGTCTTCTGGTTCCAGGCCTGTTCCGTGGGCGAGGTAGCAGCGGTGCAGCCCATCATCCATGCGGTGCGCGAGCGCGAACCGTTGGCGCATATCGTGTTGTCCACCACCACCCCCACCGGGCGTGAGATGGCGCTAAAGCGCGAGTTGGAACTGGATGCGCTGATCTACTTCCCCTTCGACATTCCCTTCTGCATTCGCCGCGTCCTGAACGGCATGAAGCCGGACATCCTGGTGATGGTGGATACGGAACTTTGGCCGAATATCGTGGCCATCGCCCGTAGTCAGGGCATCGTGACGGCTCTTGTGAACGGCCGGATATCGGACAAAGCCTATCCCCGGGACCGCATGGCAACGCCGTTGATGGCCTGGACGCTCAGCAATTTCTCTGCGATTATGGCCCAGTCCACCAAGGACGCCGAGCGATTCATCTCCCTGGGCGCGGCCCCGGAGCAGGTGAGCACGCTCGGCAACTGCAAGTTCGATGAGCCGATGCCCGATGTGTCCGCCGCGGAGGCCAACAAGTTGCGTCTGGAGCTTGGACTAGCGCCGGAAGCCCCCATTTTCGTGGCCGGGAGTACCCGCGAAGGCGAAGACGAAAAGGTGCTCGAAGCCTACGACCTCCTGCGCCAGGAGCACCGCGATCTGCAGCTTGTCATCGCGCCTCGCCATCCCGAGAGGGGCGACGCCATCGAACGGCTGGTCACGGAGCGCGGGTATGCCGCTTACCGCCGCAGCCGGGCGCTCCAGGACAGTGAGGCGGAACGCGCGAGGGTTGCTTCCGGCCAGGTGCGCGTGGTGATCCTCGATACCATCGGCGAACTCACCCGGGTATATGCTCTTGCCACAGTTGTGTTCGTGGGCGGCAGCCTCGTGCGCTGGGGCGGGCACAATATCCTGCAGCCGATTGCCCTTGGGAAGCCGACCTTGATGGGCCCATGGATGCACAACTTCCAGGATATCACCGATATAGCCCTTGGCGAACAGGCGGCAGTGCAAGTCTTCAGCGCAGAGGAGCTTGCCGAAAGAGCCGGGGCGATCTTGGCGTCACCGGCGGAGCAAGAGCTTCTTGCAACCCGCGGAGCAGCCATGCTTCAGCGCCACGGAGGTGCTTCCGTGCGTTACGCCGAGGCACTCGTCGCACTCCTGAGAGAAGCACGCAGGGAGACGATCTCGCCTTCGTGA
- a CDS encoding class I SAM-dependent methyltransferase, with protein MALETIDCPICGPGTARLIMRARDLNLLIPGEFEIQRCQSCSLAFISPRPDAESIGEYYPTRYWSPPTPTGHRPYLDAGMKRTLDALVRDYPGGRVLDVGCAVGNLPAQMRQRGLDAVGLEPYEHACRIAREHYGLEVDCAFLQDTSYPDGSFDAVTLFDVLEHVHDPLGDLRKIHALLKPGGSVYIKVPNVDALQRSLFGRYWHWLDTPRHLFHFSPKSIARMLEAAGFATVNSRAIPEPEGAMVFEVSCLYTLRAFLWRWRGVEVSPQEGQEMTQVLEGKVYSSVPSAGKRAFRWFIKRIAYAPWAVENLIGRSVEVLAVGKK; from the coding sequence ATGGCCCTTGAGACCATTGACTGCCCGATCTGCGGGCCGGGGACCGCGCGTCTCATAATGCGCGCGCGAGACCTGAATCTGCTCATTCCGGGAGAGTTCGAGATCCAACGCTGTCAGTCGTGCTCCCTGGCGTTCATCAGCCCCAGGCCGGATGCGGAGAGCATCGGCGAGTATTACCCCACACGCTACTGGAGCCCTCCTACTCCCACAGGGCATCGCCCGTATCTCGACGCCGGCATGAAGCGCACCCTGGACGCCCTGGTGCGCGACTATCCCGGCGGGCGCGTTCTGGATGTGGGGTGCGCAGTGGGCAATCTCCCGGCTCAGATGAGACAACGCGGGCTGGATGCCGTGGGCCTTGAGCCTTACGAACACGCCTGCCGGATCGCGCGGGAGCATTACGGGCTGGAGGTGGACTGCGCCTTTCTGCAGGACACATCGTACCCGGACGGGTCTTTCGACGCCGTCACCCTCTTCGATGTGCTGGAGCATGTCCACGACCCGCTGGGAGACCTGCGGAAGATTCACGCGCTCCTCAAGCCGGGCGGATCCGTCTATATCAAGGTGCCCAATGTGGATGCCCTGCAGCGCAGCCTCTTCGGGCGCTACTGGCACTGGCTCGACACCCCGCGCCATTTGTTCCACTTCAGCCCGAAGTCCATTGCGCGCATGCTGGAAGCGGCGGGGTTCGCGACCGTGAACTCCCGCGCAATCCCCGAACCCGAGGGCGCCATGGTGTTCGAGGTCAGCTGCCTGTACACACTGCGCGCATTCCTGTGGCGGTGGCGCGGCGTCGAAGTCTCCCCGCAGGAGGGCCAGGAGATGACGCAGGTCCTGGAGGGCAAGGTGTACTCCAGCGTGCCTTCAGCAGGGAAGCGCGCATTCCGCTGGTTCATCAAGCGCATCGCCTACGCGCCGTGGGCTGTCGAGAACCTCATCGGAAGATCGGTGGAAGTGCTGGCGGTGGGCAAGAAGTAG
- the fabZ gene encoding 3-hydroxyacyl-ACP dehydratase FabZ — MDIHAILATLPHRYPFLLVDRVLELEPGQRIVAVKNVTANEPQFTGHWPENPVMPGVLILEAMAQVGGVMLLCQAEDAGKTPYFVGCEAVRWRRQVVPGDQLIIEARLERRKGRIGRAEAVAKVGDEVACEGMLMFALE, encoded by the coding sequence ATGGACATCCACGCGATTCTGGCCACCTTGCCCCACCGCTACCCATTCCTGCTGGTGGACCGCGTTCTGGAGCTGGAGCCGGGCCAGCGGATCGTCGCCGTGAAAAATGTCACCGCCAACGAGCCGCAGTTCACCGGCCACTGGCCCGAGAATCCGGTGATGCCTGGGGTGCTCATCCTCGAAGCAATGGCCCAGGTAGGCGGCGTCATGCTCCTGTGCCAGGCGGAGGACGCGGGCAAGACTCCGTATTTTGTGGGGTGCGAAGCGGTCCGCTGGCGGCGGCAGGTTGTTCCGGGAGACCAGCTTATCATCGAAGCGCGGCTGGAGCGTCGCAAGGGGCGCATCGGGCGCGCTGAAGCCGTGGCGAAGGTGGGCGACGAAGTGGCCTGCGAGGGCATGCTCATGTTCGCCCTGGAGTAG
- the lpxA gene encoding acyl-ACP--UDP-N-acetylglucosamine O-acyltransferase: MSIHPTAVVDPRAELGADVVVHPYAVIEAGARIGDRCQIGPHVQIHGCTQMGCDNYVAAGAVLGDRPQDLKYKGEPSYVKIGDGNHIREYVTIHRATGEGNSTVLGDNCMLMAYSHLGHNVQVGSSIMMANMVQCGGHARIDDYAVIGAMVGLHQFVRVGTMCMVGGFSVVRIDVPPYTLADGNPARPRKLNLVGLRRRGLNSEVIKALHHAFRTLYHSDLNMTDALAALRAEADPAPEVLHMLDFVERINEGERGRQLD; the protein is encoded by the coding sequence ATGAGCATACACCCCACCGCAGTTGTGGACCCGCGCGCCGAGCTGGGTGCAGACGTGGTTGTCCACCCATATGCGGTGATTGAGGCCGGCGCCCGAATTGGAGATCGTTGCCAGATCGGGCCACACGTTCAGATCCACGGATGTACCCAGATGGGCTGCGACAACTACGTGGCTGCCGGCGCCGTATTGGGCGACCGGCCACAGGACCTGAAGTACAAGGGCGAACCCAGTTACGTGAAGATCGGTGACGGAAACCACATCCGTGAGTACGTCACCATTCACCGAGCCACGGGCGAGGGCAATTCCACCGTCCTGGGCGACAATTGCATGCTCATGGCCTATTCCCATCTGGGCCACAACGTCCAGGTCGGCAGCAGCATTATGATGGCGAACATGGTCCAATGCGGCGGCCACGCGAGGATCGACGACTATGCGGTCATCGGCGCCATGGTGGGTCTGCATCAGTTCGTGCGCGTGGGCACCATGTGTATGGTTGGTGGCTTCTCGGTGGTCCGCATCGACGTACCGCCCTACACACTCGCCGATGGCAACCCGGCTCGACCCCGGAAGCTCAACCTCGTGGGGTTGCGGCGCCGAGGGCTCAATTCCGAGGTTATCAAGGCACTGCATCACGCTTTTCGCACCCTGTACCATTCCGACCTCAATATGACCGATGCCCTGGCGGCCTTGCGTGCCGAAGCTGACCCTGCGCCGGAAGTACTGCACATGCTTGATTTCGTTGAGCGGATCAATGAGGGCGAGCGCGGGCGGCAGTTGGATTGA
- a CDS encoding ABC transporter ATP-binding protein has translation MMSQTVVEVRNLAKKYHVRHERMPSIKRAVVRVFRPYPTEVLWALRNVSFSAVRGESVGIIGSNGSGKSTLLRLIAGILVPTDGEITVRGAAGGLFELAAGFHPELSGADNILLSGALMGYSRRQVEDRYQDIISFSELGEFIDVPVKTYSSGMSLRLGFATAIAFEPEVLLVDEVLAVADEHFQRKAYGHLARLREKGSTLFMVSHELASIERHCTRAIWLEKGELRADGPTEEVVGAYLAEQGNGNGTG, from the coding sequence ATGATGTCCCAGACTGTGGTTGAGGTCCGCAATCTCGCAAAAAAATACCACGTGCGTCACGAGCGGATGCCCAGCATAAAGCGGGCGGTGGTCCGGGTATTCCGCCCCTACCCCACCGAAGTGCTCTGGGCTCTGCGCAATGTGAGCTTCAGCGCGGTCAGAGGCGAGTCCGTGGGGATCATCGGCAGCAACGGGTCGGGAAAGAGCACGCTGCTGCGGCTGATTGCAGGCATCCTCGTGCCCACCGACGGCGAGATCACTGTGCGCGGTGCAGCGGGCGGGCTGTTCGAACTTGCGGCAGGATTCCATCCGGAACTCAGCGGAGCCGACAACATCCTGCTCAGCGGCGCGCTCATGGGGTACTCGCGCCGGCAAGTGGAGGACCGCTACCAGGACATCATCAGTTTCTCTGAACTCGGGGAATTCATCGATGTGCCGGTGAAGACATATTCCTCCGGCATGTCACTGCGACTGGGGTTTGCCACGGCCATCGCTTTCGAGCCTGAAGTCCTGCTGGTGGATGAGGTGCTTGCCGTGGCCGACGAGCATTTCCAGCGCAAAGCCTACGGCCACCTGGCGCGCCTGCGTGAAAAGGGCAGCACACTGTTCATGGTGTCTCACGAACTGGCGTCCATTGAGCGCCACTGTACCCGGGCCATCTGGCTGGAGAAGGGCGAGCTGAGGGCCGATGGGCCCACGGAAGAAGTGGTGGGCGCGTACCTGGCCGAGCAGGGAAACGGAAATGGCACGGGATGA
- a CDS encoding ABC transporter ATP-binding protein, with protein sequence MRYRSLWQLRNLVRPLLKVFIVGILVMVANGFLEMRAMWETQRVFQPLFVELQGAAGASGGAEDIEQKGREIGARRGEELGRDLGRAVGGKVASELAGAAQVDTARQIGQEMGASRGKVGGEQMGAEIARVLRDQSRPPAEDQSTSLFKSIARKLGIRTEPEVKQPAAPKTRAEILQQLYSSSGVLLGYFMAAAIATALSFYIGTYISERLMVSLREAIFSHLESLSLSFFESRQSGELVSRINNDTQVLRQILGANLGRLVVSPVTVLSCVIGMLTISVTLTLVTAAVIPLVILFSSMMGRKIRSYSRIVQEKLADLTAIVNETFQGIRVVKIFGLGTHAKGRFDTENLAVFRNEMRSARMRAINIVSVGGLTGLGICGALLLGAREVALEHTNTAQLMTFILLMETAASRLSYLARANMELQRAEAAADRTLQILSEKSDLVEDPNPVTLSDVKGEIRLENVTFAYDSEPVVHDMSLHVRPGEVVALVGPSGAGKTTIANLVARLYDVNDGAVTIDGVDVRKISFESLQSCMGIVPQETILFSASIAENIGYGRPGASPEEIVEAAKAANAHDFIMGLPEGYRTQVGERGTKLSGGQKQRVAIARALLRDPRILILDEATSSLDARSEAAIHSALQTLIHGRTTIIIAHRLSTVRNADRIVVLERGRIVEQGTHEELMALGRVYRRLYESGNLAAGNGAPGEEVRTDETTDEEVS encoded by the coding sequence ATGAGATACCGTTCGCTGTGGCAATTGAGGAATCTGGTCCGTCCCTTGCTCAAGGTCTTCATCGTGGGCATCCTGGTCATGGTTGCCAACGGTTTCCTTGAGATGCGGGCGATGTGGGAGACCCAGCGGGTCTTCCAGCCGCTGTTCGTGGAACTGCAGGGCGCTGCCGGCGCATCAGGTGGTGCCGAGGACATTGAGCAGAAGGGGCGCGAAATCGGGGCTCGGCGTGGTGAAGAGTTGGGGCGCGACCTTGGCCGGGCGGTAGGCGGCAAGGTGGCTTCCGAACTGGCCGGTGCCGCCCAGGTCGACACAGCCAGGCAGATCGGACAGGAAATGGGCGCGTCCCGGGGCAAGGTGGGCGGCGAGCAGATGGGTGCCGAAATCGCCCGCGTCCTGCGCGATCAGTCCAGGCCTCCGGCGGAAGACCAGAGCACATCCCTTTTCAAGAGCATCGCCCGGAAGCTCGGAATTCGCACCGAACCTGAGGTGAAGCAACCCGCCGCCCCCAAGACCCGGGCGGAGATCCTCCAGCAACTGTACTCCTCGTCGGGCGTCTTGCTGGGTTACTTCATGGCCGCCGCCATCGCAACCGCGCTGTCCTTTTACATCGGCACCTACATCAGCGAACGGCTCATGGTCTCGCTCCGAGAAGCCATCTTCTCCCATCTTGAGAGCCTGTCGCTTTCCTTTTTCGAGAGCCGGCAGTCGGGCGAACTCGTGTCGCGGATCAACAACGATACCCAGGTGCTGCGCCAAATCCTGGGGGCAAACCTCGGCAGGCTGGTGGTGTCCCCGGTCACCGTGCTGTCTTGTGTGATCGGGATGCTCACCATCTCGGTAACCCTCACTCTGGTCACGGCGGCCGTCATCCCCCTGGTCATCCTCTTCAGCAGCATGATGGGCCGGAAGATCAGAAGCTACTCGCGGATCGTTCAGGAGAAGCTGGCGGATCTCACTGCAATCGTCAACGAGACTTTCCAGGGCATCCGGGTGGTGAAAATCTTCGGCCTGGGGACTCACGCAAAGGGACGTTTCGACACTGAAAACCTGGCGGTCTTTCGCAATGAGATGCGCTCGGCCCGGATGCGGGCGATCAACATCGTCTCCGTGGGCGGCCTCACCGGACTGGGAATCTGCGGCGCCCTGCTCCTGGGGGCACGCGAGGTGGCCCTTGAGCACACCAATACCGCACAACTGATGACCTTCATCCTCCTGATGGAGACCGCTGCAAGCCGCCTGTCATACCTGGCGCGGGCGAACATGGAACTCCAGCGTGCCGAGGCGGCGGCAGACCGCACACTTCAGATTCTCAGCGAGAAGTCGGACCTCGTTGAAGACCCGAATCCCGTGACGCTCAGCGACGTCAAGGGCGAGATTCGGCTGGAAAACGTGACCTTCGCATATGATTCCGAGCCCGTCGTGCATGACATGTCTCTTCACGTGCGCCCCGGCGAAGTCGTGGCGCTCGTGGGGCCCAGTGGCGCTGGAAAAACCACCATCGCCAACCTCGTTGCCCGGTTGTATGATGTGAATGACGGCGCCGTAACCATCGATGGCGTGGATGTGCGCAAGATCAGCTTCGAATCCCTGCAGTCTTGCATGGGGATCGTTCCTCAGGAGACCATCCTGTTCAGCGCATCCATCGCCGAAAACATCGGGTACGGACGCCCGGGCGCGTCACCAGAGGAGATCGTGGAAGCGGCGAAGGCCGCCAATGCCCATGATTTCATCATGGGGCTGCCAGAGGGTTACCGGACCCAGGTTGGCGAGCGCGGAACCAAGCTCTCCGGGGGCCAGAAACAGCGCGTGGCCATCGCCCGGGCGCTCCTGCGAGACCCGCGGATTCTCATCCTCGATGAGGCAACGTCCTCGCTGGATGCACGGTCCGAGGCGGCCATTCATTCGGCGCTGCAGACCCTGATCCACGGACGCACCACCATCATCATCGCCCACCGACTGTCCACGGTGCGCAATGCCGACCGGATCGTGGTCCTGGAGCGTGGCCGTATCGTCGAGCAGGGAACGCACGAGGAACTCATGGCGCTGGGCCGCGTCTACCGGAGGCTCTACGAGAGTGGAAACCTTGCCGCAGGGAACGGGGCCCCCGGCGAGGAAGTGCGCACCGATGAGACTACCGATGAGGAAGTGTCCTGA